One segment of Leptospira kirschneri serovar Cynopteri str. 3522 CT DNA contains the following:
- the pheS gene encoding phenylalanine--tRNA ligase subunit alpha, with the protein MNLSEELDSIYKEAIQKIGSSISEEDLDKNKNDFIGKKGKLTAVLKNVVSLSIEEKKTVGQKANELSKKLETFVSETKTSLKKKLFEKQAASEFFDVLRPLPKSSSGSLHPITQIQYEIEDIFASMGFSIMDGPEIETDTNNFGALNFTEDHPAREMQDTFYLENGNLLRTHTSAIQVRTLRKLKPPFRIIAPGRVFRYEEVDASHEHTFYQIEGMVVGKDISAANLIDTMQVLLSRIFEKEIKTRLRPGYFPFVEPGFELDINCLVCDGKGCPVCKQSGWLELLPCGLIHPNVLSHAGLDPKEWTGFAFGLGLDRLVMMRYGIHDIRYFQSGNLRFLKQF; encoded by the coding sequence ATGAACTTATCTGAAGAACTAGATTCTATTTATAAAGAAGCGATTCAAAAAATTGGTTCTTCCATATCCGAAGAAGATTTAGATAAAAATAAAAATGATTTTATCGGAAAAAAAGGAAAGTTGACTGCGGTTTTAAAGAACGTTGTTTCACTTTCTATCGAAGAAAAAAAAACAGTCGGGCAAAAAGCAAACGAACTTTCTAAAAAACTAGAAACATTTGTCTCTGAAACTAAAACTTCTTTAAAGAAAAAACTTTTTGAAAAGCAGGCTGCTTCTGAGTTTTTTGATGTTCTTCGTCCTCTTCCTAAATCTTCGAGCGGAAGTTTACATCCAATTACTCAGATTCAATACGAGATAGAGGACATTTTTGCTTCTATGGGTTTTAGCATAATGGACGGTCCGGAGATCGAAACCGATACCAACAACTTCGGAGCTTTGAACTTTACGGAAGATCATCCGGCGAGAGAAATGCAGGATACGTTCTATCTTGAAAATGGAAATCTTTTACGGACTCATACTTCAGCGATCCAAGTAAGAACATTAAGAAAATTGAAACCTCCTTTCAGGATCATTGCGCCCGGTAGGGTCTTTCGTTATGAGGAAGTAGACGCCTCTCACGAACATACTTTTTATCAGATCGAAGGAATGGTTGTAGGTAAGGATATTTCCGCGGCGAACCTAATTGATACGATGCAGGTTTTACTTTCTAGAATTTTCGAAAAGGAAATCAAAACTAGACTCAGACCAGGATACTTTCCTTTTGTGGAGCCTGGTTTTGAACTGGATATTAATTGTCTTGTTTGCGATGGAAAGGGTTGTCCTGTTTGTAAACAATCCGGATGGTTGGAACTTTTGCCTTGTGGACTCATTCATCCTAACGTTCTTTCTCATGCTGGATTGGATCCAAAAGAATGGACTGGTTTTGCGTTTGGTCTAGGACTTGATAGACTCGTAATGATGCGTTATGGAATCCACGATATTCGTTATTTTCAATCCGGAAACTTAAGATTCTTAAAACAATTCTAA
- a CDS encoding M48 family metallopeptidase encodes MKRFFKFIFFAGTLSIYFPTNAQKNNTIDFDAELYAQIVRQSAYQYGTILKSRKVLKDHNHWKKPIDSAFRKLADSSGNPTFPIVYNLIQDNSFNAFAMAGGQFCINSGTLDILDQVIANSEPDVKDKLNFYRERYIAGVLSHELSHYYNKHTFNSVKKFYQLKGNPSGEVILENIKFSQDQEVDADQTGFQLLNKAGYGGEYMIRTLELMSDIDNQYKEYIAKKKLDKTSPESMTSLYFTSHPSPNDRLSRFSSDKQELYSLLATLEKTFDDIQFGKNLDLAKSNLEKALSKFPGNTHLEKSYAICLHKIWMSTASNEDLKIKPIIDMPSFRDSMLFPGGLRKRAVMRTTPGNQAAYAKAKEAYQKVIIKTEDPYFISNYAVLLSYSTEENDMNVAKSLAGSTVRAENSIPLANNFGVVLYWTDDEEKAMEIFKSVANMVDKRVQSFSEKSKSNPDIQAYLQGIGNSIHQKLQLDPDYIYENFTPILNYVLLESYKEKTPKTKQLALYYLENYDSFSGWAKYLANIQGINLPEPSQNTKQNVFKVGGIGPGDKLEDLLKLWGQPDKIQVDKSSGSEFYIYSNKETSFLLNIGSVLQVNAYGDNSPGIDKGVTIGSDRGIAEKVFGKQFQKNGPYLGYSQNGNAFVKYRKNKVDQIILQ; translated from the coding sequence ATGAAAAGGTTTTTCAAATTCATCTTCTTCGCTGGAACGTTATCAATTTATTTTCCTACTAACGCTCAAAAAAATAATACGATTGATTTCGACGCCGAGTTGTATGCTCAAATCGTTCGTCAAAGCGCTTATCAATACGGAACGATTCTTAAATCTAGAAAGGTTCTCAAAGATCATAATCATTGGAAAAAACCCATCGATTCGGCGTTCCGTAAACTGGCTGATTCCTCAGGGAATCCTACTTTTCCGATCGTTTATAATTTAATTCAGGACAATTCTTTCAACGCTTTCGCTATGGCGGGCGGACAGTTTTGTATCAATTCGGGTACTTTAGATATTTTAGATCAAGTAATTGCAAATTCAGAACCGGACGTAAAAGATAAACTGAATTTTTATAGAGAAAGATACATTGCGGGTGTTTTATCCCACGAACTTTCACACTACTATAATAAACATACCTTTAATTCTGTAAAAAAATTCTATCAGTTGAAAGGAAATCCAAGCGGAGAAGTTATATTAGAAAATATTAAATTTTCTCAGGACCAGGAAGTAGATGCAGATCAAACCGGATTTCAACTTTTAAATAAAGCGGGTTACGGCGGAGAATATATGATTCGTACCTTGGAATTGATGAGCGATATAGATAATCAATATAAAGAATATATCGCGAAAAAAAAATTAGATAAAACCAGTCCGGAATCTATGACTTCTTTGTATTTTACAAGTCATCCTTCTCCGAACGATAGACTTTCCAGATTCAGTAGCGATAAACAGGAACTCTATTCTTTACTGGCTACATTGGAAAAAACCTTTGATGATATCCAATTCGGTAAAAATCTAGATCTGGCTAAATCCAATTTAGAAAAGGCTCTTTCTAAATTTCCCGGTAATACTCATTTAGAAAAATCTTATGCAATTTGTCTTCATAAAATTTGGATGTCAACCGCAAGCAACGAAGATTTAAAAATTAAGCCGATTATCGATATGCCTTCTTTTCGGGATTCTATGTTGTTTCCAGGCGGACTTCGTAAAAGAGCTGTTATGCGAACGACTCCTGGCAACCAAGCCGCGTATGCAAAAGCGAAAGAAGCTTATCAAAAGGTAATTATAAAAACAGAAGATCCTTACTTTATTTCAAACTATGCAGTCCTTCTTTCTTATTCCACCGAAGAAAACGACATGAACGTTGCAAAGTCTCTTGCAGGAAGCACCGTAAGAGCTGAAAATTCCATTCCTCTGGCAAATAATTTTGGAGTGGTTTTGTATTGGACCGACGATGAAGAAAAGGCCATGGAGATTTTCAAATCGGTTGCAAATATGGTGGATAAAAGAGTACAAAGTTTCAGTGAAAAATCTAAATCGAATCCGGACATTCAGGCTTATTTACAAGGAATCGGAAATTCAATTCATCAAAAATTACAATTAGATCCGGATTATATTTACGAAAACTTTACTCCTATTTTAAATTACGTTCTTTTAGAATCTTACAAAGAAAAAACTCCGAAAACGAAACAATTAGCTTTATATTATTTAGAAAATTATGATTCTTTTTCTGGTTGGGCAAAGTATCTCGCAAATATTCAAGGAATCAATCTGCCGGAACCATCTCAGAACACAAAACAAAATGTTTTCAAGGTCGGTGGGATTGGTCCTGGTGATAAACTAGAGGATCTACTAAAACTATGGGGACAACCGGATAAGATCCAAGTCGATAAATCTTCCGGAAGTGAATTTTATATTTATAGTAACAAAGAAACTTCCTTTTTATTAAATATTGGTTCGGTTCTTCAAGTCAATGCATACGGAGACAATAGCCCTGGTATCGATAAGGGTGTGACTATTGGTTCAGATAGAGGAATTGCCGAAAAAGTTTTCGGTAAACAATTCCAAAAAAACGGACCCTATCTTGGATATTCTCAAAACGGAAATGCATTTGTTAAATATAGGAAGAATAAAGTTGATCAGATCATTCTTCAATAG
- a CDS encoding DUF1554 domain-containing protein, with translation MLKYIFKTIYSYSFILMVTFFAGCGGENSNSFGISSLKSSFLNLIDSHSNNLTVIPTGGLYVFVTSYTNSTSVLPLTHNGNFSGISGADAYCNSHIPSSLSGTGPYKAMIVDGVNRVATTVGPNSSSGQKDWVFVKNTSYYRPDGKMVFTTNDSGLFDFSTGNLSYAFADFFYLWDFGIWTGLQSNWKTAPSTQLCSSGSQPWTNGNASVQGGIGYANYKTGTSISAGSIPCQWKETQDPNSQGSMEMGILCVQEKPVTLKAKIGFLEDSQCHNNNAHSSPFTIPWSQCHEFKRHFDPVTGVAVSSDVASPGSYRPVPGQVHLNFFNSTQTNPAGCYVSNLQSGLDGNISAPQINTCLKTIPAPDRVRITVVLDYKTSLVYNNSIGTIRSVWEKTTISALNYFPYDQSKFFQTLFVDPNTQKSQVEPYFEVVLPLSEYWNATTKTYDLGTVNLLSSIPTSLMNSMKLTLSSWQGVVEFHNRMEAPSESVEKIHFDMFINNPARNCVTCYTINFNGTYGSGAYPGNLFLSAPQANIIIASELSVDIPLGHEFGHTIVQSAAPWTLTTTNNWAGQFRNSNNQNYARAHNLYEYQDMNMALTEGIVNPIGRYLISGNRGNWVQGNYYLGTYQNGWQLDPIVDQAYSDYQRFRYEMWVRGISENSPEWNSRLQNIQSINSTFTNYSTNSNNEYRYDGFVHYLLQVPPYHVDSYYAIGNYAPYLNQFEYRYDQMKLLGEMLDGGPVNFKWVYYGDVVHPKNSRVSLKDLLTTLNELYDGSPLPANGSPGFNDKYLSIKSPFSPQSLGWKLIQKGLISKSEVDNLFRAVGMDQLANICGYPWALPDCQ, from the coding sequence ATGTTGAAATACATATTCAAAACAATATATTCCTATTCTTTTATATTGATGGTCACATTTTTTGCGGGATGTGGGGGAGAAAATTCAAATTCATTTGGAATTTCTTCTTTAAAAAGTTCATTTTTAAATTTGATCGATTCACACTCTAACAATTTGACTGTGATTCCTACCGGAGGACTTTATGTTTTTGTAACTAGTTATACAAATAGTACTTCCGTTTTACCTCTTACTCACAATGGAAACTTCTCGGGTATTTCCGGCGCAGATGCATATTGTAATTCTCATATTCCTTCTAGCCTATCCGGGACCGGGCCTTATAAAGCGATGATTGTAGACGGTGTTAATCGTGTTGCGACTACGGTCGGACCGAATTCTTCGTCAGGACAAAAGGATTGGGTCTTTGTAAAAAATACTTCGTATTACAGACCGGATGGAAAGATGGTGTTTACTACGAACGACTCTGGGCTTTTTGATTTTTCGACTGGAAATCTAAGTTATGCGTTCGCCGATTTTTTTTACCTCTGGGATTTTGGGATTTGGACTGGACTTCAGTCTAACTGGAAAACGGCTCCATCTACACAACTTTGTTCTTCTGGATCGCAGCCTTGGACAAACGGAAATGCTTCCGTTCAAGGAGGGATTGGATATGCAAATTACAAAACAGGGACTTCTATTTCGGCGGGTTCTATTCCTTGTCAATGGAAGGAAACCCAAGACCCAAATTCTCAAGGAAGTATGGAGATGGGAATACTTTGTGTACAAGAAAAACCTGTCACATTGAAAGCAAAGATCGGTTTTTTAGAGGATTCTCAGTGTCATAATAATAATGCTCATAGTTCTCCTTTCACGATCCCTTGGAGTCAATGCCACGAGTTCAAACGTCATTTTGATCCCGTGACCGGAGTTGCCGTTTCGAGCGACGTTGCAAGTCCTGGAAGTTACAGACCAGTTCCCGGTCAGGTTCATTTGAATTTTTTCAACAGCACTCAGACAAATCCGGCGGGTTGTTACGTATCTAATTTACAAAGTGGTCTGGATGGAAATATAAGTGCTCCTCAGATAAACACTTGTTTGAAGACCATCCCCGCTCCGGATCGGGTTCGAATTACGGTTGTGCTGGACTACAAAACAAGTCTTGTATATAACAATTCGATCGGTACAATCCGTAGCGTTTGGGAGAAGACAACAATTTCAGCTCTCAATTATTTTCCATACGACCAGAGTAAATTTTTCCAAACTCTATTCGTGGACCCGAATACACAAAAGAGTCAGGTGGAGCCTTACTTTGAAGTAGTGTTGCCCTTGAGTGAATATTGGAATGCAACTACGAAAACGTACGATTTAGGAACCGTAAACCTTTTGAGTTCAATCCCCACGAGTCTCATGAATAGCATGAAGTTGACTCTTTCAAGTTGGCAGGGAGTGGTGGAATTTCATAATCGAATGGAAGCTCCATCCGAATCCGTGGAAAAGATTCACTTTGATATGTTTATCAACAATCCAGCTCGGAATTGTGTAACTTGTTACACAATTAATTTTAATGGCACATACGGTTCCGGAGCCTATCCGGGGAATCTTTTCTTGAGCGCGCCACAGGCAAATATTATCATCGCATCAGAACTTTCGGTTGATATTCCTTTGGGTCATGAGTTCGGACATACCATAGTACAATCTGCAGCTCCTTGGACATTAACTACGACTAATAATTGGGCGGGACAGTTTAGAAATTCTAATAATCAAAACTATGCACGGGCGCACAATCTGTATGAATACCAAGATATGAATATGGCGCTGACGGAGGGGATTGTAAATCCTATCGGTAGATATTTGATTAGCGGAAATCGGGGGAACTGGGTGCAAGGAAACTACTATCTGGGTACATACCAAAATGGTTGGCAGTTGGATCCGATCGTGGACCAGGCGTATTCCGATTACCAAAGGTTTCGGTATGAAATGTGGGTCCGAGGAATCTCAGAAAATTCTCCGGAGTGGAACTCCAGGTTGCAAAATATCCAAAGCATCAATTCTACTTTTACAAATTATAGCACAAACTCAAACAATGAATATCGTTATGACGGCTTTGTTCATTATCTGTTGCAAGTGCCTCCGTATCATGTGGATAGTTATTACGCAATTGGAAACTATGCTCCTTATTTAAATCAATTTGAATATCGATACGATCAAATGAAGTTACTGGGAGAAATGTTGGACGGTGGGCCGGTAAATTTCAAGTGGGTCTATTATGGAGACGTGGTTCATCCTAAGAATTCTAGAGTGAGTTTGAAAGATTTGTTAACCACTTTGAATGAACTCTACGACGGTTCTCCTCTTCCTGCAAACGGAAGTCCGGGATTCAACGACAAATATCTTTCGATCAAAAGTCCTTTTTCTCCCCAATCTCTGGGATGGAAATTGATCCAAAAGGGACTTATTTCTAAGAGCGAAGTGGATAATTTATTTCGTGCGGTGGGAATGGATCAACTCGCAAACATCTGCGGTTATCCTTGGGCTTTACCAGATTGTCAATGA
- a CDS encoding acetyl-CoA acetyltransferase: MSDKIYVLGGEQTDFQRNWTKEGKTFMSLMREAVQDGLEAVGITSDEIKKLNKQNRIGIFVGNFDAEQYATQGHLGAFLTEVDPAFYGIPGGRFEAACASGSIALDAAATKIRAKDYDVAIVLGIEIMKTVSSSVGGDFLGTAAYYEKEAKGVQFPFPKLFGKLADVILERYKLPEQRFMGALAEISRINYDNAKRNPKAQTRSWFMNKEHANARGGEHNMAVGGRLCITDCSQVTDGAALVVLANKSYTEEYAKKRGKKISNIPKLKGWGHRVAPITFEAKVAESKGDKYILPWTRQTVKDAYDRAELGVKDIDVFETHDCFTSSEYAAISAFGISQPGKEHEAIEEGVIDFKGKKPINPSGGLIGVGHPVGASGVRMMLDLYKQITGTAGDYQVEGAKNGLMLNIGGSATTNVVFIVGK; encoded by the coding sequence ATGAGCGATAAAATTTACGTCCTCGGCGGGGAACAAACCGACTTTCAAAGAAACTGGACTAAAGAAGGCAAAACTTTCATGTCCTTAATGCGCGAAGCCGTTCAAGACGGACTCGAAGCTGTCGGAATTACATCCGATGAAATCAAAAAACTGAATAAACAAAATCGAATCGGAATTTTCGTTGGGAACTTCGATGCGGAACAATACGCAACTCAAGGTCACTTGGGTGCATTCTTAACCGAAGTTGATCCTGCTTTCTATGGAATCCCAGGCGGTCGTTTTGAAGCAGCCTGCGCTTCCGGTTCCATTGCACTTGACGCGGCGGCTACAAAAATTCGCGCAAAAGATTACGACGTTGCCATTGTTCTCGGAATCGAGATCATGAAAACAGTAAGTTCGTCCGTAGGCGGAGACTTTTTAGGAACAGCAGCTTATTACGAAAAAGAAGCGAAAGGAGTTCAATTTCCTTTCCCTAAACTTTTCGGAAAACTTGCAGACGTGATTTTAGAAAGATATAAACTTCCGGAACAAAGATTTATGGGAGCGTTAGCCGAAATCTCAAGAATCAACTACGACAACGCAAAAAGAAATCCAAAAGCACAAACCCGTTCTTGGTTTATGAACAAAGAACACGCAAACGCAAGAGGTGGAGAACATAACATGGCGGTAGGAGGAAGACTCTGTATCACGGATTGTTCTCAAGTTACCGACGGGGCTGCATTAGTCGTTCTTGCAAATAAATCCTATACCGAAGAATACGCGAAAAAAAGAGGTAAAAAAATCTCTAATATTCCAAAACTCAAAGGTTGGGGACACAGAGTAGCTCCGATTACTTTCGAAGCAAAGGTAGCCGAATCCAAAGGAGACAAATACATTTTACCTTGGACCAGACAAACCGTAAAAGACGCCTACGATAGAGCCGAACTCGGAGTCAAAGACATAGACGTTTTTGAAACTCATGATTGTTTTACTTCTTCCGAATACGCTGCTATCTCTGCTTTTGGAATTTCTCAACCTGGTAAAGAACACGAAGCAATCGAAGAAGGTGTAATTGACTTCAAAGGTAAAAAACCGATCAACCCATCCGGTGGATTGATCGGAGTCGGTCATCCAGTGGGTGCTTCTGGAGTTCGAATGATGCTCGATCTTTACAAACAAATAACCGGAACCGCCGGGGACTACCAAGTAGAAGGTGCTAAAAATGGACTGATGCTGAATATAGGCGGGTCCGCAACGACTAACGTGGTCTTCATAGTAGGAAAATAA
- a CDS encoding acyl-CoA thioesterase, which translates to MISTPIQTRWMDMDPFAHVSNSVFVAYLEIGRVDYCKRRLNVKEIFEVPFILARIEIDLKKSIEIHHQVEVQTSVVRIGNKSWDFQSKIIETNSKEVFAVAKTVQVAFDHVNKISILIPPNVRAALEEDLKEFQSRH; encoded by the coding sequence ATGATTTCTACACCCATTCAGACTCGATGGATGGACATGGACCCGTTTGCTCATGTGAGTAATTCTGTTTTCGTGGCTTATCTTGAAATTGGAAGAGTGGATTATTGCAAACGTCGTTTGAATGTGAAAGAGATTTTTGAAGTTCCGTTTATTTTAGCGAGAATCGAAATTGATCTTAAAAAATCCATAGAAATACATCATCAAGTAGAAGTACAAACTTCGGTTGTTCGGATCGGAAATAAATCTTGGGACTTTCAATCTAAAATCATAGAAACAAATAGCAAAGAAGTTTTTGCGGTTGCAAAAACGGTTCAAGTTGCGTTTGATCACGTGAACAAGATCAGCATTTTGATCCCCCCTAACGTTAGAGCGGCTTTAGAAGAGGATCTAAAGGAATTCCAGAGTCGCCATTGA
- a CDS encoding helix-turn-helix transcriptional regulator, whose amino-acid sequence MKLWFPQERRFYFFSMYIFLILLWIIEEVLTFAFDINWIERSQAYFTTIEAAFGLLSIIGIYFLFQEIRNTKADIESAKVMIEGLKNKNQFLVQNNQSFWESLQKQLEEWDLSDKEKEIALLLLRGMSNHQIAAIRGKSLKTIENQTFSIYQKSGTTGKLEFIAYFISPLLPEED is encoded by the coding sequence ATGAAACTTTGGTTTCCACAAGAAAGGCGATTTTATTTTTTTTCGATGTATATCTTTTTAATTTTACTTTGGATCATTGAAGAAGTTTTAACCTTCGCATTCGATATTAATTGGATAGAAAGATCTCAGGCTTATTTCACTACGATCGAAGCTGCATTCGGTCTATTATCTATTATTGGAATTTATTTTTTATTTCAGGAAATTAGAAACACAAAAGCGGATATTGAATCCGCTAAAGTAATGATCGAAGGACTCAAAAATAAAAATCAATTTTTAGTTCAGAACAATCAATCTTTCTGGGAATCTCTTCAAAAACAATTGGAAGAATGGGACCTCTCCGATAAAGAAAAAGAAATTGCCCTTTTACTTTTAAGAGGTATGTCTAATCACCAAATCGCTGCTATTCGAGGAAAAAGTTTGAAAACGATCGAGAACCAAACATTTTCCATCTATCAAAAATCTGGAACTACCGGTAAATTGGAATTCATTGCGTATTTCATTTCTCCTTTGTTGCCCGAAGAAGATTGA
- a CDS encoding LIC13305 family lipoprotein produces MRINVKLILSLLFVFTFLSSCSTRKEDKNTSDLLLFLLFQDRVENYDRDVQIITHTIVSSPFVSYDTNYSDEDLNYYKDLVETEIARYPRGYFIKARAEKIVFTRNLNLNGSYAGALSVPSQNIIFLDVQDEIKSRSETTPLDPQYYSAARLSKVIHHELTHSMDDVMRYYWDSKWESLNPPSFQYGSYDYSSFNPRALGAIPPMLTPFWNPIDGFVSEYATSNYAEDRADVGAAIQGRQFSYLNEICAVDPIVAAKVRLTIDEMNRFWPYPGAENTAWKRRFSEIQCN; encoded by the coding sequence ATGAGAATAAACGTAAAATTAATTTTAAGTCTTTTGTTTGTCTTTACCTTCTTATCCTCTTGTTCCACTAGAAAAGAGGATAAAAATACTTCTGATCTTCTTTTATTTTTATTATTTCAAGATCGCGTTGAAAACTACGATCGTGACGTTCAAATCATAACTCATACAATCGTATCATCACCCTTTGTTTCCTACGATACCAACTATTCCGACGAAGATTTAAACTATTATAAGGATCTTGTCGAAACTGAAATTGCAAGGTATCCGAGAGGGTATTTTATCAAAGCCAGAGCAGAAAAAATAGTGTTCACCCGAAATCTCAATTTAAATGGGAGTTACGCTGGAGCTCTATCAGTACCGAGTCAAAATATTATATTTTTAGACGTTCAGGACGAGATAAAATCCAGATCAGAAACAACTCCTTTAGATCCTCAATATTATAGTGCAGCCAGATTATCAAAGGTAATACACCATGAACTTACTCACAGTATGGATGATGTTATGAGATATTACTGGGATTCGAAATGGGAATCGTTAAATCCGCCTTCCTTTCAATATGGAAGCTACGATTATTCTTCCTTCAATCCTCGTGCTTTGGGTGCGATCCCCCCTATGTTAACACCATTTTGGAATCCCATAGACGGCTTTGTGAGTGAATATGCCACATCGAATTATGCAGAAGATAGAGCGGATGTCGGCGCTGCAATTCAAGGGCGTCAATTTTCTTATTTAAACGAAATTTGTGCCGTCGATCCGATCGTTGCCGCGAAAGTACGTTTGACGATCGATGAAATGAATCGTTTTTGGCCCTATCCTGGAGCGGAGAACACAGCCTGGAAACGTAGATTCTCTGAGATTCAATGTAATTGA
- a CDS encoding 3-hydroxyacyl-CoA dehydrogenase family protein — protein MREIKTVTVLGANGTMGAGSAAIVASFGKAKVHMLARDTNKAKEGIEKAIGSVKTDTIRPRLIPGSYDEDLEKAVAESDWVFELVAESYEVKEPINKRIASSRRPGTIVSTVSSGLSIERLSKAFDEDGQKHYFGTHFFNPPYKMILCELVSHKGSDKKVLKKLGEYLEKVLGRAVVYTNDTPAFAGNRIGFQLINEVAQIAEKYSDKGGIALMDAIMSGYTGRAMAPLDTADFVGLDVHKAIVDNLYEMTKDAAHSTFKLPGYFQKLIDKGDLGRKAGGGLYKMSKTPDGKKEKLVYNIGADLYEPLPKFDIDFIRQANRKISEADYTGAMNIVKEAKGFEADLARYFIARYVSYSLSIVGEVVDTKEMADLAMGTGFNWAPASAFVDFLGGPKDTIQLIEKAKLPVPNVLAKAKPGKPFYELKEKLDARSLFKG, from the coding sequence ATGAGAGAAATCAAAACAGTAACAGTATTGGGCGCGAACGGTACCATGGGCGCCGGATCTGCGGCAATTGTTGCCTCATTCGGAAAGGCAAAAGTTCACATGCTCGCTAGGGACACGAACAAAGCAAAAGAAGGTATCGAAAAAGCGATCGGTTCGGTTAAAACAGATACAATCCGTCCTAGACTGATTCCAGGTTCATATGATGAGGATCTAGAAAAAGCGGTCGCTGAATCCGATTGGGTTTTCGAACTCGTTGCAGAAAGTTACGAAGTAAAAGAACCGATCAACAAAAGAATCGCAAGCTCGAGAAGACCGGGAACCATCGTTTCTACAGTTTCATCCGGTCTTTCTATCGAAAGACTTTCCAAAGCATTCGACGAAGATGGACAAAAACATTATTTTGGAACTCACTTCTTCAATCCTCCTTACAAAATGATTCTTTGCGAACTTGTTTCTCACAAAGGTTCGGATAAAAAAGTTCTCAAAAAACTCGGTGAATACTTAGAAAAAGTTTTAGGCCGCGCAGTCGTCTATACGAACGACACTCCCGCGTTTGCCGGTAACAGAATCGGTTTTCAGCTCATCAACGAAGTCGCGCAGATTGCTGAAAAATATTCCGATAAAGGTGGAATTGCTCTAATGGATGCGATCATGAGCGGTTACACTGGTAGAGCGATGGCTCCTTTAGACACCGCGGATTTTGTAGGACTAGACGTTCACAAGGCGATCGTAGATAATCTCTATGAAATGACAAAAGATGCGGCTCATTCTACTTTTAAACTTCCGGGTTACTTTCAAAAGCTCATCGATAAAGGTGATCTGGGAAGAAAAGCGGGCGGTGGTCTTTATAAGATGTCTAAAACCCCAGATGGTAAGAAAGAAAAATTAGTCTATAATATAGGCGCCGATTTGTATGAACCACTTCCTAAATTCGACATTGATTTTATTCGTCAGGCAAATAGAAAAATTTCCGAAGCGGACTACACGGGCGCAATGAACATCGTAAAAGAAGCGAAAGGTTTTGAAGCGGACCTTGCAAGGTATTTTATCGCAAGATACGTTAGTTACTCTCTCTCTATCGTTGGTGAAGTCGTAGACACAAAAGAAATGGCGGACCTCGCAATGGGAACCGGATTCAACTGGGCTCCTGCTTCTGCGTTCGTTGATTTCTTAGGAGGTCCTAAGGACACAATCCAATTGATTGAAAAAGCAAAACTTCCGGTTCCAAACGTATTAGCAAAAGCGAAACCAGGAAAGCCTTTTTACGAGCTGAAGGAAAAACTTGACGCTCGTTCACTTTTCAAAGGATAA
- a CDS encoding DUF4269 domain-containing protein, with protein MRLLNNEGGKTESAFAHLLGIKEDPYCTLFDLNVFSEED; from the coding sequence ATTCGTCTTCTTAATAATGAAGGTGGGAAAACCGAGTCTGCGTTTGCTCATCTTTTAGGAATTAAAGAAGATCCATATTGTACTTTATTTGACCTGAACGTTTTTTCCGAAGAGGACTAA